In one Lolium rigidum isolate FL_2022 chromosome 3, APGP_CSIRO_Lrig_0.1, whole genome shotgun sequence genomic region, the following are encoded:
- the LOC124704441 gene encoding elongation factor 1-alpha-like: protein MGKEKVHINIVVIGHVDSGKSTTTGHLIYKLGGIDKRVIERFEKEAAEMNKRSFKYAWVLDKLKAERERGITIDIALWKFETTKYYCTVIDAPGHRDFIKNMITGTSQADCAVLIIDSTTGGFEAGISKDGQTREHALLAFTLGVKQMICCCNKMDATTPKYSKSRYEEIVKEVSSYLKKVGYNPEKVPFVPISGFEGDNMIERSTNLDWYKGPTLLEALDQINEPKRPSDKPLRLPLQDVYKIGGIGTVPVGRVETGTIKPGMVVTFGPTGLTTEVKSVEMHHESLLEALPGDNVGFNVKNVAVKDLKRGFVASNSKDDPAKEAASFTSQVIIMNHPGQIGNGYAPVLDCHTSHIAVKFAELITKIDRRSGKEIEKEPKFLKNGDAGIVKMIPTKPMVVETFATYPPLGRFAVRDMRQTVAVGVIKGVEKKDPTGAKVTKAAAKKK from the exons ATGGGCAAGGAGAAGGTTCACATTAACATCGTGGTCATTGGCCATGTCGACTCTGGCAAGTCCACCACCACTGGCCATCTGATTTACAAGCTTGGAGGTATTGACAAGCGTGTGATCGAGAGGTTTGAGAAGGAAGCTGCTGAGATGAACAAGAGGTCATTCAAGTACGCGTGGGTGCTTGACAAGCTTAAGGCTGAGCGTGAGAGGGGTATCACCATTGATATTGCCCTCTGGAAATTCGAGACAACGAAGTACTACTGCACAGTCATTGATGCCCCTGGACACCGTGACTTCATCAAGAACATGATTACTGGTACCTCCCAGGCTGATTGTGCTGTGCTCATCATTGACTCCACCACTGGTGGTTTTGAGGCTGGTATCTCCAAGGATGGCCAGACCCGTGAGCACGCACTCCTTGCGTTCACTCTTGGAGTGAAGCAGATGATCTGCTGCTGTAACAAG ATGGATGCCACCACTCCAAAGTACTCAAAGAGCCGTTATGAGGAAATTGTTAAGGAAGTCTCTTCATACCTCAAGAAGGTTGGCTACAACCCTGAGAAGGTGCCGTTTGTCCCCATCTCTGGTTTTGAGGGTGACAACATGATTGAGAGGTCCACAAACCTTGACTGGTACAAGGGCCCAACCCTGCTTGAGGCACTTGACCAGATCAATGAGCCCAAGAGACCCTCGGACAAGCCCCTGCGTCTTCCCCTCCAGGATGTTTACAAGATTGGTGGCATTGGAACTGTGCCTGTTGGACGTGTTGAGACTGGTACCATCAAGCCTGGTATGGTTGTGACCTTTGGTCCCACCGGTCTGACCACTGAGGTAAAGTCTGTTGAGATGCACCATGAGTCCCTCCTGGAGGCGCTCCCTGGTGACAATGTTGGCTTCAACGTCAAGAATGTTGCTGTGAAAGATCTCAAGCGTGGGTTTGTGGCTTCCAACTCCAAGGATGACCCTGCCAAGGAGGCTGCCAGCTtcacttcccaggtcatcatcatgAACCACCCTGGTCAGATTGGCAATGGCTACGCCCCAGTGCTGGACTGCCACACCTCCCACATCGCTGTCAAGTTTGCTGAGCTTATCACCAAGATTGACAGACGATCTGGTAAGGAGATTGAGAAGGAGCCCAAGTTCTTGAAGAACGGTGATGCTGGTATAGTGAAGATGATTCCCACCAAGCCCATGGTTGTGGAGACCTTCGCCACCTACCCTCCTCTTGGTCGTTTTGCTGTGCGTGACATGAGACAAACTGTTGCTGTTGGTGTCATCAAGGGCGTGGAGAAGAAGGACCCCACCGGTGCCAAGGTTACCAAGGCTGCTGCCAAGAAGAAATGA